Proteins encoded within one genomic window of Bacillus sp. F19:
- a CDS encoding sugar phosphate isomerase/epimerase: MKHKFAAQLYTLRNEIQNDFPGTLRLLKKMGWDAVQIDGLYGYSPEEIAGVLNETGLKTAGMHVSLDRLKHELDEVLQEAGLFQTAEIILPYLDDHLKNEEGYKNVRKDLLAVSKKAVPQGFRIGYHHHDFEFQTEIDGEYALNYLLAPPEIFPEIDTYWVKKAGLDPLSYIRRFPNQMPILHLKDMTSDGKENFAEIGAGCIDFEPILMWGEQNGAEWYAVEQDICEGSPLDSLEQSLSYLIKLTAKWQTNKG; the protein is encoded by the coding sequence ATGAAGCATAAATTCGCTGCCCAATTATATACGCTGCGAAATGAAATTCAGAATGATTTTCCAGGCACTTTAAGGCTGTTAAAAAAAATGGGCTGGGATGCTGTTCAAATTGATGGCCTGTATGGGTATTCACCTGAGGAGATTGCCGGGGTTCTTAATGAAACAGGCCTAAAAACGGCCGGCATGCATGTCAGCTTAGACAGGCTGAAGCATGAACTGGATGAAGTGTTACAGGAAGCGGGACTGTTTCAAACAGCAGAAATCATTTTGCCTTATTTAGACGACCATTTAAAAAATGAAGAAGGATACAAAAACGTCCGAAAAGACTTGCTCGCCGTATCAAAAAAAGCAGTGCCGCAGGGGTTTCGAATCGGCTATCATCATCACGATTTCGAGTTCCAAACTGAGATCGATGGGGAATATGCTCTGAATTATCTTCTGGCTCCACCAGAAATTTTTCCGGAAATTGATACGTATTGGGTGAAAAAAGCAGGACTTGATCCATTAAGTTATATTCGCCGCTTTCCAAATCAAATGCCGATTCTGCATCTGAAGGATATGACAAGTGACGGAAAAGAAAATTTTGCAGAGATAGGGGCAGGATGCATCGATTTTGAACCAATTCTAATGTGGGGAGAACAAAATGGTGCGGAGTGGTATGCGGTTGAACAGGATATTTGTGAAGGGAGCCCATTGGATAGCCTGGAGCAGAGCCTTTCATATCTGATCAAACTGACAGCCAAATGGCAGACAAACAAGGGGTGA